In Paludisphaera rhizosphaerae, a single window of DNA contains:
- a CDS encoding efflux RND transporter periplasmic adaptor subunit, producing the protein MTSASRGAADRGRRYKRVFLTATLATAFTIGVAVLMMELAGVFEPKVKVGTSPYAAAPPAPTGSEVAAVKRVRRPRRESAVGTVRAVHEAVVGSKILARVEEVRVKAGQDVKQGDVLVVLDKADLQSRLQQALAEEAAAEAKYNQSEVELGRVRRLRAREASTQSELDQAATSQQTAKAERDRAHRAVEEARIMESYATVLAPIAGRIVDKQVNAGDTVSPGQALVTMYDPTRMQMIATVRESLAVHLSPGQELAARLDTLDVECHATVSEIVPEAQAESRSFQVKVTGPCPPNVYSGMFGRIFIPLEDEEVLVLPSAAVRRVGQLDEVDVVEDGRVNRRVVQLGRTLGEGREVLSGLKEGESVVLLRGDAAHKAGGGS; encoded by the coding sequence AGGGGCGGCCGATCGGGGCCGGCGCTACAAACGGGTGTTCTTGACGGCGACGCTCGCGACGGCGTTCACGATCGGGGTGGCGGTCCTGATGATGGAGCTGGCCGGCGTCTTCGAGCCGAAGGTCAAGGTCGGGACGTCGCCGTATGCGGCGGCGCCGCCGGCGCCGACCGGGTCGGAGGTGGCGGCGGTGAAACGGGTCCGTCGGCCCCGCCGAGAGTCGGCCGTCGGGACCGTCCGCGCCGTTCACGAGGCGGTAGTCGGTTCCAAGATTCTCGCGCGGGTCGAGGAGGTCCGTGTGAAGGCGGGCCAGGACGTCAAGCAGGGGGACGTGCTGGTCGTTCTGGACAAGGCGGATCTCCAGTCCCGGCTGCAGCAGGCTCTCGCCGAGGAGGCGGCGGCCGAGGCCAAGTACAACCAGTCGGAAGTCGAGCTGGGGCGGGTTCGGCGGCTCCGAGCCCGAGAGGCGAGCACGCAGAGCGAGCTCGACCAGGCGGCCACATCCCAGCAGACGGCCAAGGCCGAGCGCGACCGCGCCCACCGGGCGGTGGAGGAGGCCCGGATCATGGAGTCGTACGCCACGGTGCTCGCACCGATCGCGGGGCGAATCGTGGACAAGCAGGTCAACGCCGGCGACACCGTCAGCCCTGGACAGGCGCTGGTAACCATGTACGACCCGACCCGGATGCAGATGATCGCCACGGTGCGCGAGTCGCTCGCCGTGCATTTGAGCCCCGGGCAGGAACTGGCCGCGCGGCTGGACACGCTCGACGTGGAATGTCACGCGACGGTCAGCGAGATCGTTCCCGAGGCCCAGGCCGAGAGTCGGTCCTTTCAGGTCAAGGTGACCGGTCCGTGTCCGCCCAACGTCTACAGCGGCATGTTCGGCCGGATCTTCATCCCCCTGGAGGATGAGGAGGTTCTGGTTCTGCCGTCTGCGGCCGTCCGTCGGGTCGGCCAGCTCGACGAGGTGGACGTCGTCGAGGACGGCCGAGTCAATCGCAGGGTCGTTCAACTGGGCCGCACCCTCGGCGAGGGCCGGGAGGTCCTCTCCGGGCTGAAGGAAGGGGAATCGGTCGTTCTCCTCAGGGGCGATGCCGCCCACAAGGCCGGGGGTGGATCATGA